From a region of the Cucumis sativus cultivar 9930 chromosome 6, Cucumber_9930_V3, whole genome shotgun sequence genome:
- the LOC105435732 gene encoding UDP-glycosyltransferase 75C1 produces MMAPHVLFVALATHGHFNPGLHFANILSHGGLHVTFATSSSVFRRVPKLPSSPRLSFAFFSDGQDDGFKPGDDVVPFLSQFELQASRAIHDIILKSKASGKPITFVLYSLLTPWMANVARSFDLPTALFWNQSAAVFAIYYHFFNGYREVIQNCFSHPCININLPGLTSLNSKQLPSLCNPVNSNSFILKLFESHFQVLKQEPHLKILINSFDELEHDVFRANNMGNLIPIGPVLPIKCIEQMNNEIFLDAFRVAPISFSLHNSQDESKYHSWLNSKPRSSVVYLSFGSIAAVSKAQLEEIGRGLLDYGGEFLWVMRKMSHGNERDMLSCLDELEAKGKVVAWCSQLEVLSNPAIGCFLTHCGWNSSMESLVCGVPVVAFPQWTDQGTNAKIIEDLSKSGVKLRVNENGIVERGEIKKCLEMVMGKGDEGEGFRRNGKKWKELAKKAITKGGSSHLNIRNFIDHL; encoded by the coding sequence ATGATGGCACCTCACGTCCTATTTGTAGCATTAGCCACACACGGGCATTTCAATCCAGGCCTCCACTTCGCCAACATCCTCTCCCACGGCGGCCTCCACGTGACCTTTGCCACCTCCTCCTCTGTCTTCCGCCGTGTCCCCAAACTCCCCTCCTCCCCACGCCTCTCCTTTGCCTTCTTCTCCGACGGCCAAGATGACGGCTTCAAACCCGGCGATGATGTCGTTCcatttctctctcaatttGAGCTCCAAGCCTCCAGAGCCATCCATGATATCATCTTGAAGTCCAAAGCCAGTGGAAAGCCAATCACTTTCGTTCTTTACTCTTTGCTCACTCCGTGGATGGCCAATGTCGCCCGCTCTTTCGACCTCCCGACTGCTCTTTTCTGGAATCAATCCGCTGCTGTCTTTGCCATTTACTATCATTTCTTTAATGGCTATAGAGAAGTTATTCAAAATTGCTTCTCTCATCCTTGTATTAATATTAACTTGCCTGGCCTTACTTCATTGAACTCTAAACAACTTCCTTCCTTATGCAACCCAGTAAACTCCAACTCTTTTATTCTTAAACTCTTTGAATCTCATTTCCAAGTCCTCAAACAAGAACCccacttgaaaattttgatcaattCTTTCGATGAGCTCGAACATGACGTTTTTAGAGCTAATAACATGGGGAATTTGATTCCCATTGGACCCGTATTGCCCATTAAATGTATCGAGCaaatgaataatgaaatttttttagatgcATTCAGGGTTGCACCCATAAGTTTCAGCTTACACAACAGTCAGGATGAATCTAAGTATCATTCGTGGCTGAATTCGAAGCCGAGATCTTCGGTGGTGTACCTGTCGTTTGGAAGCATTGCGGCGGTATCAAAGGCGCAATTGGAGGAGATTGGGAGAGGGTTGTTGGATTATGGTGGGGAGTTTTTGTGGGTAATGAGGAAAATGTCTCATGGGAATGAAAGAGACATGTTGAGCTGCCTAGATGAGCTAGAGGCCAAAGGGAAGGTAGTTGCATGGTGTTCGCAATTGGAGGTTTTGTCGAACCCAGCGATTGGGTGTTTCTTGACACATTGTGGGTGGAATTCTTCAATGGAAAGCCTCGTGTGCGGGGTGCCGGTGGTGGCGTTTCCACAGTGGACGGACCAAGGGACCAATGCCAAGATTATCGAGGACTTGTCTAAGAGTGGAGTGAAGTTGAGAGTGAATGAGAATGGCATTGTTGAGAGAGGAGAGATCAAGAAATGCTTGGAGATGGTCATGGGGAAGGGAGATGAAGGGGAAGGTTTCAGAAGGAATGGTAAGAAATGGAAGGAGTTGGCCAAGAAAGCTATCACCAAGGGAGGTTCTTCCCATCTCAACATTAGAAACTTTATAGATCATCTTTAA
- the LOC105435733 gene encoding probable xyloglucan galactosyltransferase GT14, translating into MEKRPFRTTCSTDICFAIFISSAIVWIFLCFDYSTFHPSNNGVRGISSSLNPNKLLLKPSPLSARTLDPCSGRYLFIQNIPSRFNSDLITNCQSLTRGTDKSDMCPYFVNSGLGPEIEDSRGVFLNNSWFKTNQFLLEVIFHNKMKQYECLTNDSAMASAVYVPFYAGLDISHYLWNPSITIRDSSARDFLSSISEKPEWKRMFGRDHFFVAGRISWDFRRQTDEVSDWGSKLRFLSESHNMTMLSVEASSWKNDFAIPYPTYFHPSKLSEIVEWQSLMRARQRQHLFTFTGAPRPDLTDSIRGMVIEQCRGSSLCKFIDCSSDGVNCDDPTTTMEAFQSSIFCLQPPGDSYTRRSIFDSILAGCIPVFFHPGTAYSQYLWHFPKNQTAYSVFIPVRNVKKWDESIEGILSGISKDRESSMREEVIRVIPSIVYGDPRSKIGNLEDAFDLAVKGILERVENVRKNIREGRDPSEGFDGPDHFKYTFSNND; encoded by the coding sequence ATGGAGAAGAGGCCCTTCAGAACCACTTGCTCCACCGATATCTGCTTCGCCATTTTCATTTCCTCTGCCATTGTTTGGATTTTCTTATGTTTTGATTACTCCACTTTCCATCCCTCCAACAATGGCGTCCGAGGGATCAGTTCTTCTCTTAACCCTAATAAATTACTCCTCAAACCTTCCCCTCTCTCCGCCCGGACTCTCGATCCTTGCTCCGGTCGTTACTTGTTCATCCAGAATATTCCGTCTCGATTCAATTCCGATTTGATCACTAACTGCCAATCTCTTACAAGAGGAACCGACAAATCCGATATGTGTCCCTATTTTGTTAACTCTGGACTCGGCCCTGAAATTGAAGATTCTCGTGGGGTTTTTCTTAACAATAGTTGGTTCAAGACGAATCAGTTTCTGTTGGAGGTCATTTTTCACAACAAGATGAAACAGTATGAATGCTTGACGAATGATTCGGCTATGGCGTCTGCTGTTTATGTACCGTTTTACGCTGGTCTTGATATCAGCCATTATCTATGGAATCCGAGTATTACGATTAGGGATTCTTCCGCTAGGGATTTTTTGAGTTCGATTTCTGAAAAACCTGAGTGGAAGAGGATGTTTGGGAGGGATCATTTCTTCGTTGCCGGAAGAATTTCTTGGGATTTCAGACGACAAACGGATGAAGTCTCTGATTGGGGAAGTAAACTCAGATTCTTATCCGAATCTCACAATATGACGATGCTTTCTGTTGAAGCAAGTTCATGGAAGAACGACTTCGCGATTCCGTATCCAACTTATTTTCATCCATCGAAATTGAGTGAAATAGTTGAATGGCAGAGTCTCATGAGAGCTAGACAACGCCAACATTTATTCACCTTCACCGGCGCTCCACGGCCGGATCTTACTGACTCGATTCGTGGTATGGTGATCGAGCAATGTCGAGGTTCATCTCTTTGTAAATTCATAGATTGCAGTTCTGATGGGGTTAATTGTGATGATCCTACTACCACCATGGAAGCATTTCAGAGCTCGATCTTCTGCTTGCAGCCACCGGGAGATTCATACACAAGAAGATCCATATTCGATTCGATTTTAGCTGGATGTATTCCAGTTTTCTTTCATCCAGGTACTGCTTATTCTCAATATTTATGGCATTTTCCGAAAAATCAAACAGCTTATTCTGTGTTTATACCAGTGAGGAATGTGAAGAAGTGGGATGAGAGTATTGAGGGGATTTTGAGTGGGATTTCTAAGGATAGAGAATCCTCCATGAGAGAGGAAGTTATAAGAGTCATTCCAAGTATTGTCTATGGAGATCCGAGATCAAAAATAGGGAATTTGGAAGATGCATTTGATTTAGCTGTTAAAGGGATTCTTGAAAGAGTTGAAAATGTTAGGAAAAATATTAGGGAAGGGAGAGATCCTAGTGAAGGATTTGATGGTCCTGATCATTTTAAGtatacattttcaaacaacGACTGA